From Tripterygium wilfordii isolate XIE 37 chromosome 13, ASM1340144v1, whole genome shotgun sequence, the proteins below share one genomic window:
- the LOC120013940 gene encoding exocyst complex component EXO70H1-like, producing MRSLCFPSKSPFRASSLSTAATTPPRITFSDSMIDQTIAAAASMITKWNPETSAYANVTSLFYENKTEAMLFLKCLNDLQKAMHLLASQPQDSASDILVQAQTLMQIAMKRLQKEFYQILSMNRAHLDPESVSSRASTSRSCTSDYEDDDSPEDDVRAAADSISEVEQVSSIAMADLRSIAECMISSGYAKECISIYKIIRKSIVDEGIYRLGIERVSSSKINKMDSHTLDLRIKNWLEAVKISMTTLFKGERILCDHVFAVSDSIKESCFAEISAHGATILFGFPEIVARSKKSQENKMFGVLDMYTAIAQNWPEIESIFSFESTSAVRSQAVTSLIKLGESVRTLLSDFEATIQKDSSKLVVPGGGVHPLTVYAMNYVSLLADYSNVLPDIITDWQPPAKSPSPEFYFDSPDHSDESGATTISLRFAWLILVFVCKLDGKAKHYKDVSMSYLFLANNLQHVVSRVHTSNISYLLGEEWIAKHEAKVRQFSANYERLAWGKVMESLPENPTATVSAEEAKERFKRFNLCFQEACRKQSSCVVSDPRLRDEMKMSLARKVVEVYRRFYDTQRRRNLGSFVRFAPEDVVNHLSDLFLGTTTGSVGVGTCSSSSSSSTSCSSNAISSWQKYI from the coding sequence ATGAGGAGCCTTTGCTTCCCATCCAAGTCACCATTCAGAGCCTCCTCCCTATCCACCGCTGCCACTACTCCTCCCCGCATTACCTTCTCAGACTCCATGATCGACCAAACCATCGCTGCTGCTGCTTCCATGATCACCAAATGGAACCCTGAGACCTCCGCCTATGCCAACGTCACTTCTCTATTCTACGAGAACAAGACAGAGGCCATGCTCTTCTTGAAGTGCCTCAACGACCTTCAGAAGGCCATGCATTTATTAGCCTCCCAGCCCCAGGATTCCGCTTCCGACATACTCGTCCAAGCTCAAACCTTGATGCAGATCGCTATGAAGCGACTGCAGAAGGAGTTCTACCAGATTCTCTCCATGAACCGTGCTCACTTGGATCCAGAATCTGTCTCCTCACGGGCCTCCACCAGCAGGTCCTGCACCTCCGATTACGAAGACGATGATTCACCGGAGGATGATGTTCGCGCGGCCGCTGATTCTATCTCGGAAGTCGAACAGGTGTCCTCTATTGCCATGGCCGATTTGAGATCAATTGCGGAGTGCATGATCTCCTCAGGTTATGCCAAGGAGTGTATAAGCATCTACAAGATCATCCGCAAGTCCATTGTCGACGAAGGCATTTACAGGCTGGGCATCGAGCGAGTTAGCTCTTCCAAGATCAACAAAATGGACTCGCACACCTTAGACTTGAGAATCAAGAACTGGTTGGAGGCGGTAAAGATCTCAATGACGACTCTCTTCAAGGGAGAGAGAATTCTTTGCGATCATGTCTTCGCCGTCTCTGATTCCATCAAAGAATCATGCTTTGCTGAAATATCTGCACACGGAGCAACGATTCTGTTTGGCTTTCCGGAGATTGTTGCTAGATCCAAGAAATCACAGGAAAATAAAATGTTTGGCGTGCTTGATATGTACACTGCTATAGCCCAGAACTGGCCGGAGATTGAATCGATCTTCTCCTTTGAATCGACCTCGGCCGTCCGATCACAAGCAGTAACTTCACTAATAAAGCTTGGAGAGTCGGTTCGTACATTGCTATCTGATTTCGAAGCAACTATCCAGAAGGACTCATCGAAGTTAGTGGTTCCCGGAGGTGGAGTCCATCCCCTGACTGTCTATGCCATGAATTACGTCTCTCTCCTCGCCGATTACAGTAACGTCCTACCTGACATCATTACCGATTGGCAACCCCCAGCGAAATCACCCTCACCGGAATTTTACTTCGACAGTCCAGATCATTCAGATGAATCTGGAGCGACGACGATCTCCTTGCGGTTCGCTTGGCTAATTTTGGTCTTTGTGTGCAAGCTCGACGGCAAAGCGAAGCATTACAAGGACGTGTCAATGTCGTATCTCTTCTTAGCAAACAATCTCCAGCATGTGGTATCTAGAGTCCACACATCTAACATATCCTACTTGCTCGGTGAAGAGTGGATCGCCAAGCACGAAGCCAAGGTGAGACAGTTCTCGGCGAATTACGAGAGGCTTGCGTGGGGGAAGGTGATGGAGTCACTGCCTGAGAATCCAACAGCGACGGTATCTGCAGAGGAAGCCAAGGAGCGTTTCAAGAGATTCAACCTGTGTTTCCAAGAAGCTTGCCGGAAGCAGAGTTCGTGCGTCGTATCGGACCCGAGACTGCGGGATGAGATGAAGATGTCCCTAGCGAGAAAGGTGGTGGAGGTTTACAGACGATTTTACGATACGCAGAGGCGGAGGAACTTGGGGTCATTTGTCAGATTTGCCCCTGAAGACGTGGTCAATCACCTCTCGGACCTTTTCTTAGGGACGACGACGGGGTCTGTTGGGGTTGGtacttgttcttcttcttcctcgtcATCAACGTCTTGTTCGTCCAATGCAATTTCGTCATGGCAGAAATATATTTGA